A single region of the Pogoniulus pusillus isolate bPogPus1 chromosome Z, bPogPus1.pri, whole genome shotgun sequence genome encodes:
- the ZNF608 gene encoding zinc finger protein 608 isoform X3 — protein MTLTKLFPISAERSSVDPLFTVPAPPPPISSSMTPQILPSYFSPSSSNIAAPVEQLLVRTRSVGVNTCEVGVVTEPDALGPCEPGTSVNLEGIVWHETEEGVLVVNVTWRNKTYVGTLLDCTKHDWAPPRFCESPTSDLEMRGGRGRGKRARSAAAAAVPGNDASFAESRGLQNKNRGGANGKGRRGSLNSSGRRTPPNCAMDEVKASPSSTNKRKTKPAVELDLNSSSEDNKSGKRVRTNSRSTPTTPHGKPETTFLDQGCSSPVLIDCPHPNCNKKYKHINGLRYHQAHAHLDPENKLEFEPDSEDKISDCEEALSNVALECGDPSTNLPGFDPLKAPTSPSSVTTPGTPKGKRELTSNGPGAVVSSKTGKNSGKKKSLNSELNSLPVISNMAATLDNCSVADGSLQTEMPKLEAEGLIDKKSLGDKGKKANNCKVDKNISKLKTARPIAPAPAPTPPQLIAIPTTAFTTTTTGTIPGLPSLTTTIVQATPKSPPLKPIQPKPTIMGEPSTVNPALTSLKDKKKKEKRKLKDKESKETGSPKMDSKLGKLEDSKGSGKDLSGHFLKDHLNKNEVLANGLSESQESRMASIKAEADKVYTFTDNAPSPSIGSASRMECSTLVNGQSAMAPLHVLTQNGADNVAAKTNSPAYSDISDAADDGGSDSRSEGMRSKASSPSDIISNKDGVVKGHSSTTAQPTQAKESHSPYYHGYDPYYSPSYLHSGQVSTPAAGNSSTSQGLKIKKETEEEAEKKEKAEPSDAKKSESTSSNLQPQHQSVITQRHPALAQSLYYGQYAYGLYMDQKSLMASNPAYRQQYEKYYEDQRITEQKMTQTGRDCDRKNDPPLKEVGKDDNKQKTVPSATISKPPSTPETSKNNTKTGSSVSNKGEETSKSQILSNHQQQLQSDSFKAKQMENHQLIKEAVEMKSVMDSMKQTGVDPTTRFKQDPDSRTWHHYVYQPKYLDQQKSEELDREKKLKEDNPRKTPNKESSLPNLPVSLASIKEEPKEVKRSDSQSVDESKIKNDDQKTPVNWKDSRGARVAVSSPMSQHQSYIQYLHAYPYPQMYDPNHPAYRAVSPVLMHSYPGAYLSPGFHYPVYGKMSGREEAEKVSTSPSINAKSATESKALDLLQQHASQYRSKSPVPVEKTASECEREAERERDRHSPFSQRHLHTHHHTHVGMGYPLIPGQYDPFQGLTSAALVATQQVAAQASASGMFPAQRRE, from the exons GTGTCCTAGTAGTAAATGTTACATGGAGGAACAAGACTTATGTGGGAACACTGCTGGACTGCACAAAGCATGACTGGGCCCCTCCTAG ATTTTGTGAATCGCCAACAAGTGACCTGGAAATGCGTGGAGGACGGGGCAGGGGCAAGCGGGCAAGGTccgctgcagctgcagctgtacCTGGGAATGATGCGAGTTTTGCAGAGTCCAGAGGACTTCAGAATAAGAATCGAGGTGGTGCCaatgggaaggggaggaggggcagCCTTAACTCAAGCGGGCGCAGGACACCTCCAAACTGTGCGATGGACGAAGTCAAAGCCAGCCCCTCCTCCACAAACAAGAGGAAGACTAAGCCTGCAGTAGAGCTAGATTTGAACTCCAGTTCAGAGGACAATAAATCTGGAAAGCGTGTTCGTACTAATTCTAGAAGCACTCCCACCACCCCACATGGGAAACCTGAGACTACTTTTTTGGAccaaggctgctcttctccagtgctGATTGATTGTCCTCACCCCAACTGCAACAAAAAGTACAAGCACATTAATGGATTGCGATACCATCAGGCTCATGCACATTTGGACCCAGAAAACAAACTGGAATTTGAGCCTGACAGTGAAGACAAAATTTCAGACTGTGAGGAAGCCTTGAGTAATGTGGCACTTGAATGCGGTGATCCAAGCACAAATTTGCCAGGCTTTGATCCACTAAAAGCACCAACATCTCCTTCCTCTGTCACTACCCCAGGGACCCCCAAGGGAAAAAGGGAATTGACCAGCAATGGCCCTGGTGCAGTTGTCAGTTCCAAAACTGGCAAGAATTCTGGCAAAAAGAAGAGTCTTAACAGTGAGCtaaacagccttccagtaattTCTAATATGGCAGCCACACTGGATAATTGTTCAGTAGCAGATGGCAGTttgcaaactgaaatgccaaaacTGGAGGCTGAAGGGTTAATTGACAAAAAGAGTTTGGGTGATAAAGGTAAGAAAGCCAACAATTGCAAAGTAGATAAAAACATTTCCAAACTGAAAACTGCGAGGCCCATtgccccagcaccagcaccaacTCCTCCACAATTAATAGCTATACCTACTACAGCCTTTACAACCACCACTACAGGGACAATACCGGGACTGCCCTCTCTAACAACTACTATTGTTCAGGCTACACCAAAGAGCCCTCCACTAAAACCTATTCAACCAAAGCCTACAATTATGGGAGAGCCAAGCACTGTAAACCCAGCTCTCACTTCActcaaagacaaaaagaaaaaggagaagcgAAAGCTCAAGgacaaagaaagcaaagagactGGAAGCCCCAAGATGGACTCTAAACTGGGAAAGCTGGAGGATTCAAAAGGGTCTGGGAAAGACTTATCTGGGCATTTTTTAAAGGACCATCTCAACAAGAATGAAGTGCTAGCTAATGGACTGTCAGAGTCACAAGAGAGCAGAATGGCAAGTATTAAGGCTGAAGCAGATAAGGTTTACACATTCACAGACAATGCACCCAGCCCTTCCATAGGGAGTGCCTCCAGGATGGAATGCAGCACTTTGGTGAACGGACAATCTGCCATGGCGCCACTGCACGTGTTGACACAAAATGGTGCAGATAACGTGGCCGCTAAAACCAACAGCCCTGCTTACTCAGATATTTCTGATGCAGCTGATGACGGTGGCTCGGACAGCAGGTCAGAAGGCATGAGGTCAAAGGCCAGCTCTCCATCGGATATTATTTCTAATAAGGATGGTGTTGTAAAAGGACATTCTTCAACCACAGCACAACCGACTCAAGCAAAAGAGTCTCATTCTCCCTATTACCATGGCTATGATCCTTATTATTCCCCAAGTTACTTGCACTCTGGACAGGTCAGTACTCCAGCAGCTGGGAACAGCAGCACCTCACAGGGGCTGAAGATCAAAAAAGAGActgaggaagaggctgagaagaaagagaaggcagaACCATCAGATGCCAAGAAAAGTGAGAGCACTTCCTCGAATTTGCAGCCACAACATCAGTCAGTAATAACGCAAAGacaccctgcacttgctcaGTCACTTTATTATGGACAATATGCCTATGGGCTCTATATGGACCAAAAGTCCTTAATGGCCTCTAACCCTGCTTACAGGCAGCAGTATGAAAAATACTATGAAGACCAGAGAATAACAGAACAGAAGATGACACAAACTGGGAGGGATTGTGACAGGAAGAATGACCCTCCCTTGAAGGAGGTTGGGAAAGATGACAACAAGCAGAAGACTGTTCCATCCGCCACTATTTCAAAGCCCCCTTCAACTCCAGAGACCAGCAAAAATAACACTAAAACAGGGTCATCAGTTTCTAACAAAGGTGAGGAGACAAGCAAATCACAGATCCTTTCcaatcaccagcagcagctgcaatctGACAGTTTCAAAGCCAAACAAATGGAAAACCACCAGCTTATAAAAGAGGCTGTAGAGATGAAATCTGTTATGGACTCCATGAAGCAAACAGGAGTAGATCCAACCACAAGATTTAAACAG GATCCAGATTCACGAACATGGCATCATTATGTCTATCAGCCCAAATACCTTGATCAACAAAAATCAGAAGAACTTGATCGAGAGAAAAAGTTAAAAGAAGACAACCCTAGAAAAACCCCTAACAAGGAAAGttctctccctaacctcccTGTTTCATTAGCAAGCATTAAAGAAGAGCCTAAAGAGGTCAAGCGTTCTGATTCTCAATCAGTGGATGAGAGCAAGATTAAAAATGATGATCAAAAGACACCTGTAAATTGGAAGGACTCTCGAGGTGCTAGGGTAGCAGTTTCCTCACCAATGAGTCAGCATCAGTCATATATCCAGTACTTGCATGCTTATCCTTATCCACAGATGTATGATCCCAACCATCCAGCCTATCGTGCAGTCTCTCCTGTCCTAATGCACAGCTATCCTG GGGCCTACCTGTCTCCGGGATTTCATTATCCAGTTTATGGGAAGATGTcagggagagaagaggcagagaaagTCAGTACCAGCCCAAGCATCAATGCGAAATCAGCCACTGAGTCCAAAGCACTGGATTTGCTCCAGCAGCATGCCAGCCAATATCGCAGCAAGTCACCTGTT CCTGTGGAAAAAACAGCATCTGAGTGTGAACGGGAAGCAGAAAGGGAACGAGACCGTCATTCCCCTTTTAGCCAGCGGCATCTCCATACGCACCATCACACGCATGTTGGAATGGGTTATCCCCTTATACCTGGACAATATGACCCATTTCAAG GATTGACCTCAGCTGCCCTTGTTGCCACTCAGCAGGTGGCTGCACAGGCATCTGCATCTGGTATGTTTCCTGCACAAAGAAG agAATGA